From a region of the Cenarchaeum symbiont of Oopsacas minuta genome:
- a CDS encoding type III restriction enzyme res subunit — protein MGLEDGFLENSDEMQDQFEPKLSWNSINDNLVEDFYRPMLKNSILYQRKAGYFSSTSFITISKEIIEFIENNGRIQLLTSPNFSSHDKDLLEKSTVEKEKIITESFFADLHNDPKNIKYYFSKLMAYLLVHKIQGKPQLEIKIALTENGNGIFHEKLGIVYYANKNIISFVGSINETNFGWTKNFENFKAFCNWKDETNKQAIDDDQKSFDKLWNNDEPHVKIFDIPIAVKNHLLKISPKSDKEYRETLNKIHQLIKYEKEQIDKHDKKLRPYQLTARNNWIENNHVGIFSMATGTGKTITALGCINNFQKTKKRTITVIACPQTHLVDQWKKELMEYNLDASDEDKIHVGREIICYGENHTWRNEFEYIMNDFNMKLFNGNYIISHVIVYATHKTINDDDFKRFILKIQNAEKILIVDEVHNIGSQVSRFALLDQYEGRLGLSATPIRHYDSEGTNLLYKYFNKVVYDLPLKTAIDKGYLCNYEYHPYYAELTPDEMEMYNILTKKIAAKYSMKKIDENQRQEYNYNAEIQRANLVANAQNKLLILEKIINSIFNIKQTLIYCTSNPSPIASLNNTIQLNDVKKILNDNQIVSTSITFENPTKDRRMILEKLSQGHYDCITAIKCLDEGVDIPSVETAIIMASSGNPKQYIQRRGRVLRQNKKTGKTKAIIYDILVKPPPIDLELPILLREKKLVAKELLRHKEFAMIAINKEHAIEKIQNIANLYSIDFKLLDYEYIKNMT, from the coding sequence ATGGGTTTGGAAGATGGATTCTTGGAAAATAGTGATGAGATGCAAGATCAATTTGAGCCTAAATTAAGTTGGAATTCAATAAACGATAATCTTGTTGAGGATTTTTATCGCCCCATGTTAAAAAATTCCATACTATATCAAAGAAAAGCTGGCTATTTTTCATCAACATCGTTTATAACAATTTCAAAAGAGATTATAGAATTTATAGAAAATAATGGTAGAATTCAATTATTGACCAGTCCAAATTTTTCATCCCATGACAAAGATCTTTTAGAAAAAAGTACAGTTGAGAAAGAAAAAATTATTACAGAATCATTTTTTGCTGATTTGCATAATGATCCTAAAAATATTAAATACTATTTTTCAAAACTAATGGCATATCTACTAGTACACAAAATACAAGGAAAACCACAATTAGAAATAAAAATTGCATTAACTGAAAATGGAAATGGCATATTTCATGAAAAATTAGGTATCGTGTATTATGCAAATAAAAATATCATATCATTTGTGGGTTCAATTAATGAAACAAATTTTGGTTGGACTAAAAATTTTGAAAATTTCAAAGCATTTTGTAATTGGAAAGATGAAACAAATAAACAAGCTATTGATGATGATCAAAAATCATTTGATAAACTTTGGAATAATGATGAACCTCATGTAAAAATTTTTGATATTCCTATTGCCGTTAAAAATCATTTATTAAAAATATCCCCAAAATCAGATAAAGAATATAGAGAAACATTAAATAAAATTCATCAATTAATTAAATATGAAAAAGAACAAATTGATAAACATGATAAAAAATTAAGACCATATCAATTAACTGCTAGAAATAATTGGATAGAAAATAATCATGTAGGTATATTTTCCATGGCCACAGGTACTGGCAAAACAATCACAGCGTTAGGATGTATTAATAACTTTCAAAAAACAAAAAAAAGAACAATTACTGTTATAGCTTGTCCTCAAACTCATTTAGTTGATCAATGGAAAAAAGAATTAATGGAATACAATCTGGATGCTTCAGATGAGGATAAAATTCATGTAGGACGCGAAATCATCTGTTATGGTGAAAATCATACTTGGAGAAATGAATTTGAATATATTATGAATGATTTCAACATGAAATTATTCAATGGAAATTATATAATATCGCATGTAATAGTGTATGCAACACATAAAACAATTAATGATGATGATTTTAAGAGATTTATTTTGAAAATTCAGAATGCAGAAAAAATATTGATAGTAGATGAAGTACATAATATAGGATCACAAGTATCTAGATTTGCACTACTAGATCAATATGAGGGACGTTTGGGTTTAAGTGCAACTCCTATCAGGCATTATGATTCTGAAGGAACCAATTTGTTATACAAATATTTCAATAAAGTAGTATATGATCTGCCATTGAAAACTGCAATTGACAAAGGCTATCTTTGCAATTATGAATACCATCCATATTATGCAGAATTGACTCCAGATGAAATGGAAATGTACAACATATTGACAAAAAAAATAGCTGCTAAATATTCTATGAAAAAAATAGATGAAAATCAAAGACAAGAATATAATTATAATGCAGAAATACAAAGAGCGAATCTTGTTGCAAATGCACAAAACAAATTACTCATACTTGAAAAAATTATAAATTCAATATTTAACATAAAACAAACTTTAATTTATTGCACGTCAAATCCTTCTCCGATCGCATCATTGAATAATACAATACAGTTAAACGATGTTAAAAAAATCTTAAATGACAACCAAATAGTTAGTACCTCAATAACATTTGAAAATCCTACAAAAGATAGAAGGATGATTCTTGAAAAACTATCTCAAGGACATTATGATTGTATCACTGCAATTAAATGTCTTGATGAAGGCGTAGACATACCATCAGTAGAAACTGCAATAATCATGGCGAGTTCTGGAAACCCAAAACAGTATATACAAAGAAGAGGACGCGTATTGAGACAAAATAAAAAAACTGGTAAAACCAAAGCGATAATTTATGACATATTAGTAAAACCTCCACCTATTGATCTAGAATTACCGATATTACTAAGAGAGAAAAAATTAGTAGCAAAAGAATTATTACGACATAAAGAATTTGCAATGATTGCGATAAATAAAGAGCATGCAATTGAGAAAATCCAAAATATTGCAAATTTGTACTCTATAGACTTTAAATTACTAGATTATGAATATATAAAAAATATGACATAA
- a CDS encoding HNH endonuclease produces the protein MQSVLDPIQRQKIPNLLLHGLKQIGNTVKNLGVSHTGDSLQLQYQDNPVWHKKHDLDEWVALQLHLPPSLWGPKRISNVLMIQTSSELVKLRKKGIIVDWSSTKRTMLFRLVDPNISIDMPTMSTKIRKPMSQDGDMSMRTIFLSIISKSRKDNTYKFALGKTLLDYCKNNLPTGQTKEIKYEYLANEFLRHYWYQRYKFKIKQDFHIKKRPMVIQILEDAFGDKPPYKFKHLDQNKIKQARNGILENVFGEARKKKGMVVQRFQRITCGNSVADANVFYDYDDDAKKIFLKPEAHEFFRQNYGLLMRALLAEWIKYLERVNHGLPMLAAKVDNEEAERGSLTKYKKVFLGYSDHCFYCNNQLIEKCIHVDHFIPWSYIFDDNAWNLVLSCKECNLKKSSSLPEEKYVDNLIGRDQKYSKTMELMEKSLYRLSLKGLWENEIQSHYKICHEYGFGRWILGK, from the coding sequence ATGCAATCAGTATTAGATCCAATTCAACGTCAAAAAATCCCAAATCTTCTTTTACATGGGCTTAAACAAATAGGCAATACTGTAAAAAATCTTGGCGTATCTCATACAGGAGATTCATTACAGTTACAATACCAAGACAATCCTGTTTGGCACAAAAAGCATGATTTAGATGAATGGGTAGCATTACAATTACATCTTCCACCTTCTTTGTGGGGTCCAAAAAGAATTTCAAACGTTTTGATGATACAAACTAGCAGTGAGCTTGTAAAGCTACGAAAAAAAGGGATTATCGTAGACTGGAGTAGTACCAAACGAACTATGCTCTTCCGACTAGTGGATCCAAATATTTCAATAGATATGCCGACAATGAGCACAAAGATCCGCAAACCAATGTCACAAGATGGCGATATGAGTATGAGGACAATATTTTTGTCAATCATATCAAAATCACGAAAGGATAACACTTACAAATTTGCTCTAGGAAAAACTTTATTAGATTATTGCAAAAACAATTTACCCACAGGACAGACAAAGGAGATAAAATATGAATATCTTGCAAATGAGTTTCTAAGACATTATTGGTATCAGAGATATAAATTTAAAATAAAACAAGACTTTCACATTAAAAAAAGACCTATGGTGATACAGATACTAGAAGATGCATTCGGAGATAAACCTCCATACAAGTTTAAACATCTTGATCAGAATAAAATTAAACAAGCAAGAAATGGCATACTTGAAAATGTTTTTGGTGAGGCCAGAAAGAAAAAAGGAATGGTCGTACAGAGATTTCAACGGATTACATGTGGAAATTCTGTCGCCGATGCCAACGTATTTTATGATTATGATGATGATGCAAAGAAAATATTTCTCAAACCTGAAGCACATGAATTTTTTAGACAAAATTACGGATTGCTAATGCGTGCACTTTTAGCAGAATGGATAAAATATTTGGAGAGAGTAAATCATGGACTTCCAATGCTTGCTGCAAAAGTTGACAATGAGGAAGCAGAACGAGGTTCGCTTACAAAATACAAAAAAGTATTTTTGGGATACTCGGATCACTGTTTTTATTGCAACAATCAACTAATAGAGAAATGCATCCATGTTGATCACTTTATACCATGGTCGTACATATTTGATGATAATGCATGGAATTTGGTTCTTTCCTGTAAAGAATGCAACCTAAAAAAAAGCAGTTCACTTCCAGAAGAAAAATATGTAGACAATCTTATTGGACGTGATCAAAAATATTCAAAAACTATGGAATTGATGGAAAAATCTCTCTACCGACTCTCTTTAAAGGGATTATGGGAAAATGAGATCCAAAGTCATTATAAGATCTGTCACGAATATGGGTTTGGAAGATGGATTCTTGGAAAATAG
- a CDS encoding deoxyhypusine synthase, which yields MIEIGRPVKDMEIDEDTSIEKIFEEMSKSGGFESVNLSVGLKILTEMISDEECLKFVSFVAAIVSTGTRGIIRDMIKNRWFDVAMVTCGSLDHDIARHFSHYMEGSFSMDDKKLADQNIHRLGNILVPVDSYGPLIEEKMQLFLEEEYQNGTREMTSVDICKMIGKHLGEDSYLYWAYKNDVKVIVPGIVDGAVGNQIWLFAQKHRDFKLNLLGDAELLSDLIFKAKKSGAFMIGGGISKHHTLWWNQYREGLDYAFYITTAQEFDGSLSGAQVKEAISWGKVTQDAKQATLHAEATTILPFIYAGLVSKLKERKDSKT from the coding sequence ATGATAGAGATTGGTAGACCAGTCAAGGATATGGAGATTGATGAGGATACATCTATTGAGAAAATATTTGAAGAAATGTCCAAATCAGGTGGGTTTGAATCGGTAAATCTGTCAGTTGGATTAAAGATCTTGACAGAGATGATATCAGATGAGGAATGTCTGAAATTTGTATCCTTTGTGGCTGCCATAGTATCAACTGGGACTAGGGGAATAATTCGAGACATGATTAAAAACAGATGGTTTGATGTTGCCATGGTAACTTGTGGCTCGTTAGACCATGACATTGCAAGGCATTTTTCGCATTATATGGAAGGATCTTTTAGCATGGATGATAAAAAACTGGCAGATCAGAACATTCACCGATTAGGTAATATTCTTGTACCAGTAGATAGCTATGGTCCACTCATCGAGGAAAAGATGCAATTGTTTTTGGAAGAAGAATACCAGAACGGGACAAGGGAGATGACCAGTGTAGATATCTGCAAGATGATTGGAAAACATCTTGGAGAGGATTCGTATCTTTACTGGGCTTACAAAAATGATGTAAAGGTCATAGTTCCAGGAATTGTAGATGGCGCTGTAGGGAACCAAATCTGGCTCTTTGCACAGAAACATCGTGACTTTAAACTGAATCTACTAGGTGATGCAGAACTGCTATCTGACTTGATCTTTAAAGCCAAAAAATCAGGTGCGTTCATGATTGGTGGTGGAATTTCAAAACACCATACACTGTGGTGGAATCAGTATAGGGAAGGACTAGACTATGCATTTTACATCACGACTGCACAAGAGTTTGATGGTAGCCTCAGCGGTGCACAAGTAAAGGAAGCAATCTCATGGGGCAAGGTAACACAAGATGCAAAACAGGCTACATTGCATGCAGAGGCGACTACGATATTACCGTTCATTTATGCAGGACTTGTCTCAAAATTAAAAGAACGAAAAGATTCTAAAACTTGA
- a CDS encoding Mut7-C RNAse domain-containing protein yields MKILVDENMDGMDEKLKELGYDAYSVRKLRNDGKQLGSDYSVISYARENNMVVVTKDSEYSKASQENNFPLILLDDNFLLDIIIKKLKELS; encoded by the coding sequence ATGAAAATCCTAGTCGATGAAAATATGGATGGTATGGATGAAAAACTCAAAGAATTAGGTTATGACGCATATAGTGTACGAAAGCTCCGAAATGATGGAAAACAACTCGGTTCCGACTATTCTGTGATAAGTTATGCTCGTGAGAATAACATGGTCGTAGTCACAAAGGATTCCGAGTACAGTAAAGCAAGTCAAGAAAACAATTTTCCACTAATTCTCTTGGATGATAATTTTCTTCTCGACATAATCATAAAAAAATTAAAAGAGTTATCATAG
- a CDS encoding SIR2 family protein, producing MRIDIKPKAADRLHENEVSDLFTSQDTYAKIMNRETVFITGPKGTGKSMILRYMSMPIQSERQKSKKQISYDKKHCGVYINCSKHYFGQIHEPNSDIQQTLIWKENFIHMFNLTICHTLFENIENSKKYPVFQMAESEEAAACKKISIILDCEEVYSFEDISNKVRKKMMYLYSNFDKKETGTTTVISFISELEEILRNKISMFKNKSLCILLDNYNELTDIQREIINDIISLRTIFKIATLPPNFSTMRESGKFLSFMNDFDIVNIGTTNLSRKSPNFNATKCFLKEVANKRLKEYNVNIEILLSADNLEIFKHKTSYVGFENFVLLSSGNARMFLRLLNIAIQKWSDTGKSIPQSIQQQAAYGLAYDLMRKDTNFLSKPHRSIIRSFILKVGLLFQNYHKITKKYYLQLGIKDPEKISDDTRDLLSLATEHNYIMQSPVDRTSREGYKLESITLLNALLPYFDLALRTHQVREISAKQLNNLINKDSTVKNLKIILGKKTIDLKPNNMLSSYMNDEKNSVVNHSKSRNVITKEVQQIVNHISDNQLGVFIGSGISKEIGYPTGSDLAEKIALHFEGDYVGEDLTAVVNRVLTQCEKGDLVQFIKNLFKNITEEKSTSYTKLAELQLDEMFTTNWDHAIKNTFKKLHKDIEVVVRDEHIPLIGNHKPIIYKLHGDFDHPDLFAITEDDYNDIENTRSGIINALKVILMRKHFLFLGYSMEDLDLLKIIGMIKKLQGEVPLTSYVAISDVSEEKKKNFEKMGIILIPIKGETLINSIHKEITRKR from the coding sequence ATGCGAATTGACATCAAACCAAAAGCTGCTGACCGTTTACATGAAAACGAAGTAAGCGATCTTTTTACTTCGCAGGATACGTATGCCAAAATCATGAACAGAGAAACCGTATTCATCACGGGTCCAAAAGGCACTGGCAAATCCATGATTTTGCGCTACATGTCAATGCCGATACAGTCAGAACGTCAAAAATCCAAGAAACAGATATCGTATGATAAAAAACATTGTGGTGTGTACATAAATTGCAGTAAGCATTATTTTGGTCAAATCCATGAACCCAATTCAGACATACAGCAGACACTAATTTGGAAAGAAAATTTCATACACATGTTTAATCTTACGATATGTCATACACTGTTTGAAAATATTGAAAATTCAAAAAAATATCCTGTATTTCAGATGGCCGAATCAGAGGAGGCTGCAGCATGTAAGAAAATTTCGATTATTTTAGATTGTGAAGAAGTTTATTCCTTTGAAGATATTAGTAATAAAGTTAGAAAAAAGATGATGTATCTATATTCAAATTTTGATAAAAAAGAAACAGGTACGACAACGGTAATTTCATTTATTTCAGAATTAGAAGAAATTCTAAGAAATAAAATCTCAATGTTTAAAAACAAGTCACTTTGCATATTATTAGATAACTATAATGAACTAACAGACATACAGCGTGAGATAATTAATGACATTATATCATTACGAACTATTTTCAAGATCGCAACACTACCACCAAATTTTTCAACAATGAGAGAATCTGGTAAATTCCTTAGTTTTATGAATGATTTTGACATAGTTAATATCGGCACTACAAATCTTAGCAGAAAATCGCCTAATTTTAATGCCACAAAATGCTTCCTAAAAGAAGTTGCCAATAAACGTCTGAAAGAATATAATGTAAATATTGAAATTTTACTAAGTGCAGATAACCTCGAGATTTTCAAACATAAAACATCATATGTTGGGTTCGAAAATTTTGTTTTGTTGTCATCTGGAAATGCAAGAATGTTTCTTAGATTATTGAATATTGCAATTCAAAAATGGTCGGATACGGGAAAATCCATACCTCAATCGATTCAACAACAAGCAGCGTACGGATTAGCCTATGACTTAATGAGAAAGGATACGAATTTCTTATCAAAGCCTCATAGATCTATAATTCGTTCATTTATTTTAAAAGTGGGATTATTATTTCAAAACTATCACAAAATTACAAAAAAATATTACTTGCAATTAGGAATAAAAGATCCCGAAAAAATTTCAGATGATACACGTGATCTGTTATCTTTGGCCACAGAACATAATTATATAATGCAATCGCCAGTTGATCGTACATCACGTGAAGGGTACAAGCTTGAATCTATTACTTTGCTGAATGCATTATTACCTTATTTTGATTTGGCATTAAGAACGCACCAAGTACGGGAAATATCTGCAAAACAACTCAACAACTTGATCAATAAAGACAGTACAGTCAAAAATTTAAAAATAATCCTAGGTAAAAAAACAATAGACCTGAAACCAAATAATATGCTTTCTTCATATATGAATGACGAAAAGAATTCAGTTGTGAATCATAGTAAATCAAGAAATGTAATAACAAAAGAAGTACAACAGATTGTAAACCATATTTCAGATAATCAATTAGGGGTTTTTATCGGATCTGGGATTTCTAAAGAGATCGGATATCCTACAGGATCTGATCTTGCTGAGAAAATTGCACTACACTTTGAAGGAGATTATGTGGGTGAAGATCTTACTGCAGTTGTTAATAGAGTCTTAACACAGTGTGAGAAAGGAGATTTAGTCCAATTCATTAAAAATCTATTTAAAAATATTACAGAAGAAAAATCAACATCATATACAAAGCTTGCAGAATTGCAACTTGATGAGATGTTTACAACAAATTGGGATCATGCCATAAAAAATACCTTTAAAAAATTACATAAAGACATCGAAGTTGTTGTGAGAGATGAACACATACCATTAATTGGAAATCATAAACCAATAATATACAAATTACATGGGGATTTTGATCATCCAGATCTGTTTGCAATAACTGAAGACGATTACAATGACATTGAAAATACACGTTCTGGCATTATCAACGCCTTGAAAGTTATTCTTATGCGCAAACATTTTTTATTTTTGGGATATAGTATGGAAGATTTAGATCTATTAAAAATTATTGGTATGATAAAAAAATTACAAGGCGAAGTTCCGCTCACATCATATGTGGCAATTTCAGACGTATCAGAAGAAAAAAAGAAGAATTTTGAAAAAATGGGCATAATTTTAATCCCCATCAAAGGCGAGACATTAATTAATTCCATACACAAAGAGATAACGAGGAAGAGATAG